The Clarias gariepinus isolate MV-2021 ecotype Netherlands chromosome 3, CGAR_prim_01v2, whole genome shotgun sequence DNA window ACAGGCCAACTTAATCATTGAACTGTTATTACAATATATTCTGTTTAGTTTGAATGTACACAGCTTACGTTGATATGTTAATATTGCACTAATGCCTATTTCACAACAAGGAACAAACCAACAGGTACATAAGAGCTTTTTAACCGTGGACATTTTTACAGTAGCAGCATATTGCAGTGGGTTACAGATGGACACATATCTGTCATAGGCCATAGCTGATAATAGTGTGAACTCTGAAGCACCATATGTATAAATGCAAAATGATTGAAATATGCAGGAATCAAAAGAAATGACCTGGATTTCAGACAGTAAATCAGTGAGCAGTTTAGGATAAAGAGAACTTGCTCCAAAGAGAGCATTACAAAGCAAAGCTGCAATGAAAATGTACATGGGCTCATGGAGACTTTTGTTTGTACATATGACAAAAATGACTAGACCATTACAACTAATAATAAACAGGTAGAGTGTAAGAACAATTACAAAATAGACATATCTATATTTCTCTAACTCCACATGGCCTTCCAGGGTTAAATACATAACATCAGAtgaataattcattaattcattcatagtTTCTATGCAGTAAATTTAACAGTGTCTAAGAAAATAAACTTATGGAGATCCAATAACAGAGTCATATATGATTTTCATCTATAATTACCATATAGCACACATGCATTGGGGTGAAACACCATTTGGTTAGtctcactgttttgtttttattcatacCCTCTTAAACCTTTACTACCATTACTCAACTCCCACAACTGTCATTACTCCAGTTACATGTGGATTCTCCAATGAATTAGAACCAAGGTAGAAATAATTCCCCAtcccccattaaaaaaaaaaagcagaacaacAAGAGTCAGCCATTTTCACTTGTCCAACtggtcttttatttttccaaGTGATCCCTCCCAGTTCTTTTGTGTCATCTAGTTACACTCCTACCTGTAGGTATTTGATTCCCTTTCTTGTCCATAAAAGTCTTTCTAGCAGTGTTCGTACATTTTCAGACCAATTTATTAAATCATGATTCCGTTAAGATCAGTTTGTAGCTTGTGTAGCAAAGGGTTCTATCACTAGGGTGTAGATCATTCCTAaaagtgatgggtcgttcataaacgattcgttctttttgaatgaaTCTTTACCATGACTCAGATAACCTCCGTATGTTATATACACTAAACAGTATTGACCGATTTTCAGCAATGAGTCTTCAGGTCtcaagtcgttcgttcttttgacacctgactcccatagacgctatgcagtgcagtacacagggaACAGCATTGAACGATTCCCAGCAATGAGTTTTCAAGTCTCGAATCGTTTATTCCTTTGTCACGTgtctcccatagacgctatgcagtgcaatagattcaaaagaacaaacgactccgACTGCAAGATATAATGGTGAGTtattcattctgtttattataatatgtttttagttgcattgtaatattttcatgactagaactatagccaaaatttgtgtatgtagacgtctTGGGGGTATTTTGATTGaaaacacaacattttaatttatttctgattaaaagaacaaaatgaacgaAATgcctcaaaaaaagatttgttctttttgatgaacgagatttaaagaaccgagtcactaaaatgattcgaacttcccatcactaatttCTGACAGTGAACAACATTGTCTGACCCCTCTGTGAATTTTAAAAGGAGAACTCAAGccaccaattcaattcaattttaattttataccgCTTTCAACAactgacattgtcgcaaagcagctttacacaatcaagataattattaagtttgtatgaaatgtaaatgcataTGAATCAAATTGACAAGTTTccccctgatgagcaagccgaggacaacGGCAACAGTAGGAAGTAGTAAGGAAGAAAGTAGGAAAAAAcctcgagaggaaccagacttaacagggaacccatcctcatttgggtgaaaacagatagcagggtctgtatcatactgtgtgagactggaaatCCAGTAAtacaggaaatgtgtttaagttaatatggattaCAGTTCATTATCGGTGGCTCAGGTAGACTATATGAAACTCctgtcctgaactatcaagcaacAGTATCACTGTTTTCACTTGGTGGCCATTTAAActtacagtgtgatcaaaaagcttgcttctagctgcttgtcATCCTAAAGCTGAAcactgtggaacaccaaactccacttgagcACATGCAGAATAgttaccatttaaatctacgaactgataacgatcagtcaagtcgagtaacacaagcatagtgacgtaaccctgatcagaggtcaatagaaggtcatttactactttaaaaagtgctGTGATggggcctaaatcctgactgatacagttcgtttatgctatttttatgtagatatgaacatcccagatagcacaggtatggcgcggagacgtctgctaaaaagcatatcatctggtaaacatcgcattaattttttttatagttgtaagggccatatttcattgttataattttgttgttgtatttattttgtttcactGGTTAAGCATTACGCATTAAGTTACacttacacattaagtttatcTGTTAAGCATTTAGTTCATTAGTCAAGCATTTAGTTCATTAGTCAAGCATTTAGTATGATAATCGTAAGTTGTACTGTGAGATTTTGCTTtggatgtttagtaaaaggacacttaagcaaagactgcacaaagaaaatcacatgtcagtcgtgctcaaagaaacatcctcgcatgtcacacattgcagcacaagacacagctcaagtaATCATAAAAGCTGACGAAACTAAACCAGTTAAAAAACTGCTTGCTACAGTGAGTCATAAACAAGCGCATGCACTGGGGCTAGAGATGATTGTAtcctctccatagtacctgttacaataaagtccaagaaaagtgacaagacagtagaagtgtatgccttatggacccaggtagttctGCTACTTTCTGCACAGAGTCGTTAGCAAGGCggttaaacgtacaaggtagaaaaatttacattatgttaAGCACTATGAACTCgaagaaacaagtagaaagttatgtgctcactgacttggaggttagtggtctggaagaaaacacctttgttgaactccccaaagtgtttacacaaaagagcatcccagtttcagtggaaaacattccacaacagcatgacattgataagtggtcaTACCTCAGTGAAGTAAAATTGCCTCAGATTAATGccggagttgaaattctcataggtaataAAGAGTATAAGCTCCTAGAACTATGgcaagtaattaacagcaggcacaatgggccatgtGCAATAAAGACCGCTCTTTAGACAATGAGCGGGCTAGCGATACAGTCAACAGAGTTTTtatcgaaagtgtagaacaaatgctgatacaacagtacaaccatgattttccagAACAgaattgtgatgacaaagctgagttgtaacaagaggactatcagttttaagactctgtaactaactctctgCAGTTCACCgataagaaagcagctattcaaatgcacAACAACAGAAGTGCAGCCATGCAGCACGCACAGAATCTCAAAAGAAAATttagttgccatgatggcagatgtggaagccatgtattaTCAGGTGAGAGTTCCGGAAAAGAACACAGATTTGTTGCGTTTCCTATGGTGGCCGAATGGCGATGTAATTCGAAATCTGGACGAGTACAAGATGGATGTTCATCTGTTCGGCGCAAAATTGTCTCCAAGTGttgctaacttcgcccttaggaaaacggcagaagaaaaccgcagcaatgcatctgctgaggcagtcaacacagtacttaaaaacttttatgtagatgactgcttgaagtctgtttcTAGTCATAATCAAGCAGTTGCGTTATATAACAATCACACCAACCtttgcgcaagtggagggtttcacctcaccaactgggcaagtaatagtcgtgtCTTACTAATTCCATtcctgagagtgaaagaatcaaagacatgagggacttagatttgagtaaagacgcactccctgttaagagagctctaggggtgctgtggtgcaTCAACTCAGACACGTTCAAGTTTAAGATTAGcctaaaagagcggcctgtgactagaagagtaATCTTGTCAATCACTAGCTCAGTTTacgaccccttaggcttccttgcaccagttatactgccagctaagatcttaatgcagcagttgtgtAAAGAAAAACTCGCTTGGgatgatgacattcccgaacagtttacaaaaagatggaaggcctggctacaagagttgcatcaattgtctgagtttagtgtagcaagatgcataaagccagttgactttggagtcaca harbors:
- the LOC128519260 gene encoding olfactory receptor 10J4-like, whose product is MNELMNYSSDVMYLTLEGHVELEKYRYVYFVIVLTLYLFIISCNGLVIFVICTNKSLHEPMYIFIAALLCNALFGASSLYPKLLTDLLSEIQVISFDSCIFQSFCIYTYGASEFTLLSAMAYDRYVSICNPLQYAATVKMSTVKKLLCTCWFVPCCEIGISAILTYQRKLCTFKLNRIYCNNSSMIKLACGDSSVSNIYGLFVLSIVVFPPLIYVFFSYIRIISVCLKNSKDFRRKALQTCLPHLLIFINFSITTCFEIINTRLEGNMPHMFSMIMSVENLVIPPLLNPIIYGLKLKEILTRIKKIIWKNKKNICPN